tatgtatcaCGGTTGTAATTTGTAGTAATTTTTTAGTGATGGTTTCTCTCTCTCTGGCAGCTTGTTATGTACTTTCtatctcttcttttttgttaattcCGAATTTCGTTAGGAGAGaggaaaaaaactaaaaatttcttTTGCTGCTTTACCATGTTTTTTTAACAGTAAAGAAATAGTCCTTCGATTATCTATCCCACCATTTAAACCCTAGCTAGTGATGGATAAGCATATACATTGTGGGATAACTTTGTTCCCAACCAAACGTCCATTCTAATCGTTCCACAAGACAGTTTGAATAATTATATTGactcttcttttaaaaaataatagcacTGGGGGATGACGGAACTTGTGGATGAGGTAATGAACTTTTACTAATTAACAAGCATAAAAAATAAGAGGTAGagaaaattagatattttatgatCATCATAGAGTTTATAATGCACTCTATGATAATACTACAAATGAGGATGTTTAAATAATGCGAAAATATAAAATCTAAGAATAAAAGCTAGGTTATAAACCTCaacttcattttatatatgtaagAATTAAAAGAGATGGATTGCCCTTGTAAAGAAACCTgaagtattttctttttgtcttcttCATCAAATGTGATCAACAAAACTTGATAGTTAATCACTTCTTTTTGGATCGTGTTGTTGTTGAAATTGTCATATGATTTTGCTTTGCTAGTCGCATtgtcttctttttgtttttgttgattcACGGGTTGAATAGCGGAATGAACAAGAAATTGGGATTGAAAGAGTAAATACTCATCCTTACTTGCAGGATTAAGTTTTGATTTCCAAAAGGGGATTCGaataaaagttgaataaatcTCTACTTTAAGGTAATCAGttaacattcataatataacATAGCAAAGAAAGAGAGATGGAACAAAGCTTTCATAACATGGTAATTTCATCTTTCAGTGCCTGCTTTTTATAGGAATTGCAGGGTCACTGCAGCAAAATATTACATGTAGAACACAACTAGGACTTACTGAACGAATATCggaaaaacaacaacaacaacttaaTGGAACTTCTATTCTTAGTAGATagagcaacaacaacaataacaatgcCTTATTGGAGCTTCTGTCTTAGTAGACggagcaacaacaacaatgaggACTTACTGAACCTTACTATTTTTGGTAAGGAATTCGAGCACGAGTTGATTAACCTCGTCAGGTAGTTGTTCTTGAACAAAATGGTTTCCTTCTGGCAAGTTAACTATCTGCAGATTAGGGACTAAACTTTTGAGGACTCCACTACTAATGTAATCTTCGATGCCTGGAAATTTGAGGAAATAATCTTTCTCTCCCCTAATATACAGTGCTTGAACGTGAACGGTTGGATCTGTTATGTTGACTTGTTCATGCAGTGACCTATTGCAAGATGAAATTCATAAACAACCAAGAAAAGGAAGAGATTCAGTATTAATCAACAAGCAAAAGAAATcctataatttctttttcttttataatggTTGTTCGAGTCAGCTTGCAAACACCTCGACTATTTTACAAAGTTGATGCATTTTCTCATAAACTCTCAATGAGGCTATATCTTGAATTTGCTTGTACTTTCATGAATGCTAGTGCAGTAGAGTTGGACCGATTAATCACCGAGTTCTAAACCATGCACCATTATCCCTCCAATATTTGTTCGgatatcaaaaaaagaaagtcTGCATCTCCAGACCAGGGCTGTGAATGACTACCACAATGATGTTGGTATAATGTATGAGAGTGAGATAAGAGGGTAGTAAATGGGGAAATTCCGGTTCAAATAAAACCTATATTGTTAGGGCCCCTCCTATTAAAAATGTTGTTGCACCAGTGTCAGATCCTCCAAAGATACACAGgttttggaggatccgacacATAACCAACAGTATTTTTGAAGACTCTAAGCAAGACAGAATAAACATACAGCAGATGTTAGTGCATGATACCTATAGGGAACCTGCAATGCAGTTCGGAATCCAGATCTTTCGTACAAAGCTCCATACGCAGCCAGGTCTTCCTCGGAGAACCAAGGGGGCAGAGGAGTTGAAGGTTGCACAATGTCCATGATTTCCTGATCTTCATTGGCTATTGGTAATTCACTTCTGGAGAAAAGAATGTATACATTCTTCACTACTGTTTTGGCGTCAAGACGACCAAAATCAGCTTCAGCTCTCCCAGGTATCtgcaaacaattaaaatgtatacatatgtaaaaaaattgacCAAGAGAGAGCTCTATAAATGATAATCATGACGAAAGCAAATTAGAGATCAAACACATATTAACATACCCCAAATCTCGAAATATAGAATCCTTCAGGGAGGCCTTTTTTAAACTCAAGAGGTTTTGGAGGCAAAAATGGCACCCCCATAACAATAAATCCAGAGACTCTCTCCTTGTGGAGAATGGAAAAATACGAAATGACAAAAGATCCAAAGTCTTTACCAACGAGAAAAACCTACATTATTGAGCAGACACAGAGATGAGAATAGGAAcaaagatataatatttttttagtaaaatttcTATCCAAACACAGCAAACTTTATATGGTGGAGCTATAAAGAATTATGATTTCACCAAACACTAATCTAAGAAGATTAAAAGTACCTTAGAGATATTAAGAGCATCAAGAAGTGCAAGGAGGTCACTGACAAGATCGAGGAATGTGGTTTTCTCGGGTTGGGTTGGTTGATCCGATAACCCATATCCTCTGTAATCGGGTGCAATAGCTCTGTAACCCGCTTTGGCTACAGCTACCATCTGGTGCCTCCAAGAATACCAAATTTCAGGGAATCCATGTAAGAACACCACAACTGGAGAAAACCCACTTCCAATTTCAGCTATATGGAGCTTTAGCCCATTCACTTCAATGTACTTGTGCTctatttcttccattttttgctttatttgtTAGAAGATAGATCAAGTTTGTTTGGGATTTTATAATAACTTAGGGTCTTTTGGTAGGCCgtattaaatcaaataattcatgtattatagATGGTATTATTTAGTACTATGTTTGATGGAAAATTAGGTCTATGTAAGACCAATATTGCTTTATTTTGTAAGAAGATTAATTGTGTTTGGGATTTTATAATGACTTCATAGATCgtattaaatcaaataatttatatttatagatGGTATTATTTAGTACTATGTTTAATAAGAAATTGGGTCTATGCAAAATAAATTTTGCTTTTTTGTAAGAAGACTAATTGTGTTTGGGATTTTATAATGACTTCATATAATAGACTTTtctttaattgtttaatttttgccGGCCAAATTTCATTAGATGTTAGGTAGAACGGCTATTAAATGACActgaattaataaataaacaagttAATGACTAGATCCACACTAATATAAGCTGAAATAGATTAAAGAGTGAGTTGTAATTTAATTCACTCAATTCCTTGTATGGCTATATGTAGAATATTTTAGCACCTAACGATATTTACTACTcattattactatatataatatatcaaataaaattatcatttcaaaatggaaaaattatGTTAGTGTTAAATTTGACGAGattcaaaaaatgaattaatgagaagatatgTTAATTAGGAGGATAGTTCTACATTGATAGAAAAGTCAAGATAGCACCTTTTGTGggtgaaatttaggtgaaccataaattggtttcacaaggtaaatcttgacattttgacatattgtgatgtcATGGGTGATATCAATTGGAAGAATTCACTCCAGGtagctcctaattcatttgtTACACACCTCTCACTTGCCTTTTCATCTCCTAAGACATCTGTTCTTCTTTCtgtcttgtagtatttcactttactcttttggagtgaaataaattttaattggtTGTGTCCGAGAAGtagacaaaagaaaacaaaagtttacCGAGCCTCGTTAATTCTTGGTGTTCTTTTTATTAttgtctcatttactatttattagctacctttagatatagtaattgtgattccatcactctctatatattcggcttccgcaacagttAGGACTTATAAAGTAAGTTGTGCTAATAAATAAGCGGATTAATTCATCATTCCAAACTTAAACAGTTTTTGTGGGCTAGTTTTGTATGATATGTA
This window of the Solanum pennellii chromosome 2, SPENNV200 genome carries:
- the LOC107012031 gene encoding uncharacterized protein LOC107012031; the encoded protein is MEEIEHKYIEVNGLKLHIAEIGSGFSPVVVFLHGFPEIWYSWRHQMVAVAKAGYRAIAPDYRGYGLSDQPTQPEKTTFLDLVSDLLALLDALNISKVFLVGKDFGSFVISYFSILHKERVSGFIVMGVPFLPPKPLEFKKGLPEGFYISRFGIPGRAEADFGRLDAKTVVKNVYILFSRSELPIANEDQEIMDIVQPSTPLPPWFSEEDLAAYGALYERSGFRTALQVPYRSLHEQVNITDPTVHVQALYIRGEKDYFLKFPGIEDYISSGVLKSLVPNLQIVNLPEGNHFVQEQLPDEVNQLVLEFLTKNSKVQ